The window GTCTGATTTATTATCTCTGCTAATTattcaaaaaaatcagtgtctgaATGAAACTCGCCATTGATACTAAATGTGAAGGACTGGAACTACTGTTGGGGAACTAACAGGAGAGAATCCAGCTGTATATATGAGAGAATTAATAAGAGTTAGCTTGGCAAAATGCAAGCAAACTTTGTAGATACAAAAGCAGTATGAAACACACCGAAAGGATGGCGCTCCCTATGTGTTAGCACTCCATAGTCATCGCTTTGCCAATAGCGTCTTCACCACCACGACATCCTCAGGTGCTGCTTGTGGGCAAAGACCAAAGAAGACACACTGCTGTCCCAGTGCTTTCTTACATTCTATGAAGtttactgtaataaaaaaatgcgCATAAATCATAGAGAGCAAATTAAGCAAAGGCAGCGCCGAAGTTCTCGTGCGTGCTGAGTGGGGCAAGGGGGTTGCCGGTGCAAATTACTGTGCCAAAATCTTGCTGCGTTTCAGAAATGGTGCAAAAACCTTCTCAGATTGAATGCATGCAGGATTTCTTCCCCACATTTCCAAACAAAGAGTAACCTAATACCTGGGAACAAACATATATATTACCTGAGCGCATTCAGCTAGCTActgaaacaaaaccccaccctttGCATCGCAGCCCAAGCTAGCCCCTGCGGGCAGCGTGAAACAAGTGAAAATGCAAAGCAGCCTCTGCTCTAGTAACAACCAGGTTTTGCATGCGTATTGAGTCAGTGCTGTTGGTTTTGCTTGCTCACTACAGCTCTCATGCTCCacccttctgggtttttttttttttttttcagcttttgcaaTCTGACAGAGGCGGGTGAAAGCAAGTTGAGGGAAAAGACATTCCCctgaagaggagctggagaacaGTCCTCGAGCCCTGTCTGCACTAGGTAAAGGACAGCCAGCCACACCACTTAGCCTAAAAccatcccccccaaaccctggaGATACACTGGCGGTTGAACTGATTTTCCAGgtaagccttttttttaaaccccgAATCTTGGTAGCTGAGTGCTCCCTAACCAGGAAGTTAAATCTGTTTGaagacaaaacacagcagaaaatggTGTAACGGCAGAGTGGGGAATGCTCAGCCGCTCGGTGTAATGGATAGGCTGGTTTATTTACTCAGTTGTCAGCCTCAAGCAGATCGGGCATTCGTGCCACCTGACTTATTTCAGATACCAGAGTCGAAAGGGCCTTATAAACACCTGCAAGAGATGGACAGACAGCCAGAAACCCCCCACACCAATGTTTTCACTTTAAGTAAAGGTTACTATACGTGTTTTGCCTGCTGTGGCaaagtgaaagaaagggaaaagcagctcatTGCTGACGATGCTGGTTTAAAGTTCACAGGGCAAGAACTAAGTTTCTACCAAGTTTTCAAAAGTGAAGAGAGCTGCAGTTCTGGGGCTTTGGGGAAAAGCTTGGGAACGAGCCAAAAGCTGAACAAAGAGAATCCCCCGAATAATAACCTGATGCTCTTAACCCGATGTGGGATCATTCAGGCCTCCTTGTTGGATGTTGGAGACATGGCGATGGCCATAATGCAATAGTTACAGAGTTCTGTAACGTTTCTATCCTAAAGGTTAGGAACTGTGGGAAGCCAAACGGGGACACCCTCTTTCTGCCAGGATATTACACCAACTGGAAATTTTTCATCTTCATTGCTTTGTTTATATACTGAAAGTATCTTTCCAAAATTCCCATGCAGTTTGGTGTGTGCCATTTTTCATCAGATTGAGAATTTAATCCTGTTGGAACAGCTGGACTTTTTCTTACGATTTTTCCTTAAGAATCGTACACAGGAACTTGAGAACATTTTGGAACCTCTCAGGTCAATAATCTGAACAACATTGCTCCATACTCAGAGGTGTCTGAAATTTAGCGATGCCTGGGAAGGAATAACAAAAGTATTTGGCTACATCAAAATCCCTTTCTTGTTTCCTTACCATCACGGGCTGGGAGGGCTCGAGCTGCTTTCCACCCCCGTGCGCATGAAACACAGCCTCCTGCTGAGCCCTTCTGCTGCGATTGGGATGGGGAGGGCAATGCCTGGTCCCTTTCCCACGGGCAGCCACCCACCGCTGCGGAGACTACGAGCTGACAGAGCACGTGAATCCCCAAAATGATGTCAGAAAACGTGAGGCCCTCTGAAAACTCGTAGTTTTGGCCCAAATCTtggtttcctcctgctgctggtgtAGGGCTGTGATTAGCAGAGCCTGGGAGCTAAGCCATGCTGCGTGGAGGTGGATCACAGCAGACGCAGCAAAAAACCTCCCACAACCTTTTCTGCCCTAAAAACCTCCTTCTGCACTCCAGGTCACATCTGCTACCACCGGCACGGAGAGCAGGAGCAGGTGAGACCAGGCTGCCTGAATAATGAAGGAAGTACCACGGCAGGGcagatttatttcagatttgGTTGCAGAGGAGGCTCTGGATTGCTCTGCAAGAGTGGGAGGGTTTGTTTTCTACTTCTGCTTTGCTGAGTCAAACCACGAGTAAAGCAGTTCGGATCTGGGAAGTCTCAGTCCCTATAATTTCTAGTGGGGAAACAGTGCTGCTACTGTTCTTGTTCCTTCCTATGGAGATTTGTAGCTTTGCTGGGCAGGAACTCTCTACTGAAATGTGCTTATCACAGCTGGAGCCTCTTGTCACAGCTgtaaaagaaacaattaaaaataacatttgtgcTCATCAGCAGTGTCCCATTGGCTTCCCTCGGTGCTAATACTCACACTCAGCTGCCTTTGATAGGGCCATTAGTCAAATCCTGCCCCTCTTCTGAGCAGGCTGCCCATACTGATGAGTGCCCCGTTATAAGGGATGGGGAAGATCCCTCCATCAATTCTGACacaacctgtttttttttcacccttctcTCAGAGGCAGCATGGACATCAAGGAGTATTTCGCCAGAATTTCTTACCAGGGCTCCTACGATAAGCTGGACCTGGCTACCTTGACGGATATATTCCAGCACCACATCCGAGCAGTCGCTTTTGAAAACCTCAGCATCCACTGTGGGGAAAGGATTGAGCTGGACCTGGAAGCGACTTACAACAAGATAGTGAGGAAGAAACGGGGGGGCTGGTGCATGGAAAACAACTATCTTTTATCTTGGGTGCTGAAAACCCTCGGCTACGACGTCACCCTTCTGGGATCAAAAGTTTATGTCCCGGAGTATGACGCATATGCAGATGAAATCGATCATCTGCTGCTAAAAGTGGTGCTGGATGACAAATCCTACATCGTGGATGGCGGGTTTGGGATGGCCTACCAGATGTGGCAGCCGATGGAGCTGATTTCGGGGACAGACCAGCCACAGACTCCCGGGGTCTTTCGCTTCCTGGAGGAGAGCGGGGTCTGGTACCTCGAGAAGGTGAAAAGGAAGCAGTGGATTCCCAACCAAAGCGTCTCCACTTCCCATAATGTGGAAAAAGAAGTTTGCCGTCGGGTTTATCTCTTTACCCTTCAGCCACGAGACATCGAAGAGTTCAGCGCCTGCAACGCCCACCTGCAGACAGCGCCGGACTCGCTGTTTGTGACAAAGTCTATCTGCAGCCTGCAGACCACCGACGGTGTCCGGGCTCTGGTGGGGTGGAAACTCACTGAGATAAAGTACAATTATAAGGATAATATGGATCTGGTGGAAATCAGAATCCTTGCagatgaagaaatggagaaaacactgaaagagaaatTCCATATGACACTAGACAAGAAATTTGTACCCATCAATACAAGCAGGTTGTCTCTGTTTTAACTCACTGCCTGAATTATAATTCAATCCAGTGGCATTACATGCAATCCTTCCCCCTATTTTTGACAAACGCCTAAAGGTTAAGCTTTCTCTTTCCATCTACACCGGTGTAAGGCAGAACATATTAGCATGGATCTggaaaagaaattgatttttcacAATGGCTCCTGCATCTCTTTTTGGTTTGGgtacaaataatttcttcctagCTCAATCAAATCACTCCCTTTCTGTTTGTGCTTAGCTGGAAGCAGACTCTGCCCGTTCTGTACTCCTTTCATCtcttaaaagcttttccaaataCACCCAGAGTAGCAGGGCAGAGTGATGGAGCTGTATGCctctttatttattaatttgcGCTGTCACGTGGGGAAAATCATACCCACCTCTTAAATGAATACCatattatttttagaattcaATAGccagaaaaacaaagacatgCAGTGCTGTTTGCTACAGTTAAGCCATAAGACTGTCCTTTTTGGTCTTGCATTCACAACACCCTCTCACGCGGCAGTCGGACAGTCCCATGCCTGTGCCGCTCTGTGCCCATACTTACGGACAGGCTATTTATAGCCTAAAACTGATGATGAGAAATATTAGCGGACAATTCTGTCTTGTTTCAGACTTTACATGACTCCTGTTCTCTCAGTGACATAaccaaaaagcagtatttctttgaACTGAAAGCATGTCCCATGCATTTTGTTTGCTCTCAGCCAGCAGCAGACTGCTGGGAATACATGCTCCTCTCATAAGAGTGCTACTCTTCTCTGAGTGTTATTGCACATTAATTATCATGGCTGAACTCAAATACATgtgcagaattatttttctgaaacataTCTGTTCTATTGAGGATGTGTTTGCAATGATACTAATTATATTGATATAAGGAGAAACGATGAATCTTAATCAGATACCTAAAGGTTACGATTTTTAGTATGAGAAATTACTCAAATGTAATCGCTTTGCCCTTTGAGATGATGCTTGATGTTCCTTTATGTACAAATCATGGAAGCATTACAACTATGCACTTATAATTAAGTAAATTATATAAGTGAATTAcaattaaatagaaaaatcaagAATTGTGAAGTACAACTAttcagctgttttttctccaaattacAATGTGTATCcccaaagtaaaaaaattcattaatcaCTGCAGTTGTCCTGATTATTTGTATGCGCTAATATTTTGCAactaaggcttttaaaaatacaataactCATTGAcccttttttatttgttatgcAATGTGTGCAGCTTTCTATAACTAGCAATTTATAGTTAATAAAAGCTATTCTGCACGTTCACAATGTATTTCATAGAGGCACAGCGAGTTCCCCAAATCCCCGTCTTCCCAGAGTCAAACGCATCCATACGCGTTTGGCTGCATGCGTGCAATAGTCCCTTACAGCGCATGACGCTCCCCCATCCTATAGGGAAATTAAATGTTAATGACTGACCCTGTAGGggattgcagaagaaaaaggggcTTCTTATAGTACGGACCAGCAGTTTGCAACACAGATGGTCAGAAGAAACCGTCCCAGGATCTGGCTTGTTTGCAAGCTGTGTCCTTCTTTGGTCCCCGTGTTAGTGGAAGACTGAACAAATCTGGTGGGTTTTTCcttgcagcagcctggcagctggggcagagcatcGGGACAGAGGTGAAAGCCTGGCCAGGTCTCGCAGAGGTGTGGGGCAGAAGAAGGTCCATGGGAGAACCAAGAAGCTCCATCATTTGTGGGAACACAGACACGGGAAACACTTAGAAAGGGCTATGCCAGTTCCTTTCCCTGTGCCTGGGTGTTTCTCATGCTTCAGGCTGTTTCGtaggctcaggggaaggggtaGGGCGTTATGTCCATTGCCCCAGAGATTCAGCATGTGAAGGGCAAACACGAGTAGGAAAAAACGCTTTCCTTTCAGCTGACTCATCTCCTCGAGCGTGTGCCCCGTCCGCTGCTCCGGCTGCCTGCTTCGTGGCACAGCTCAGTGCTCCTGGACCTCCTGCTCAGCACACCCACGGAAGcatgttttattgctgagcaatCGAATGAAGCTCTCTgttggaagggggaaaaaaatctcatcataTTGCACTAGCTTGCTTTTTCCTTATCACTAATTTTGGAGGCAAGTCCTTAAAGGCATAGCAGGCTCAGGGAGCGCAATGCTCTTCAGGAGCAGCATCCTCGCTGCCGAAGGACAGGGCTTCTCTTTGAACCCAAGGGGGTTTAGACAGCTAAATGACTTTGCAAATCTGACCTTGCTGCTTTGGAGGTCTGGTACCAGCCACAAAGAGT is drawn from Mycteria americana isolate JAX WOST 10 ecotype Jacksonville Zoo and Gardens chromosome 8, USCA_MyAme_1.0, whole genome shotgun sequence and contains these coding sequences:
- the LOC142414046 gene encoding arylamine N-acetyltransferase, pineal gland isozyme NAT-3; amino-acid sequence: MDIKEYFARISYQGSYDKLDLATLTDIFQHHIRAVAFENLSIHCGERIELDLEATYNKIVRKKRGGWCMENNYLLSWVLKTLGYDVTLLGSKVYVPEYDAYADEIDHLLLKVVLDDKSYIVDGGFGMAYQMWQPMELISGTDQPQTPGVFRFLEESGVWYLEKVKRKQWIPNQSVSTSHNVEKEVCRRVYLFTLQPRDIEEFSACNAHLQTAPDSLFVTKSICSLQTTDGVRALVGWKLTEIKYNYKDNMDLVEIRILADEEMEKTLKEKFHMTLDKKFVPINTSRLSLF